In a genomic window of uncultured Flavobacterium sp.:
- a CDS encoding PorP/SprF family type IX secretion system membrane protein, whose amino-acid sequence MKLFAIKPILFLSVVLLVTNTAYAQLNKFEAMYFQNQYLGNPAMAGLNKGLNVNIGYQGQWDDVPGRPVLMYATAEYNPDDRLAYGLNFNSDKAGLITNTRILGTFAYHLPLDEDGRKLNFGLSFGARFLSLDNGKINGNIDDPSIQNFNEGGALDGDFGVSYTTKLLTIQAAVPNLNNVFFENDNGERRYVDNQIFYSAISYKVFLSSRINDFNIEPLLAYRGIRGYKDIVDIGGRFNMPEYNINISAMYHTNEAISGAFGLQLNKLGIFLAYSSYIGNNGAFANDTFELGLRYNFLD is encoded by the coding sequence ATGAAATTATTTGCCATCAAACCAATCCTGTTTTTGAGTGTAGTTTTATTGGTAACAAATACGGCCTATGCGCAATTGAATAAATTCGAAGCCATGTATTTTCAAAACCAATATTTGGGTAATCCGGCGATGGCAGGACTAAATAAGGGGTTAAATGTAAACATTGGATATCAGGGACAATGGGACGATGTACCCGGAAGACCTGTATTAATGTATGCAACAGCCGAATACAATCCGGATGACAGACTTGCTTACGGACTTAATTTTAATAGTGACAAAGCAGGTTTAATAACCAATACGCGAATTCTGGGAACTTTTGCCTACCATTTGCCACTTGATGAAGACGGTCGAAAATTAAACTTCGGATTATCTTTTGGAGCCAGATTTCTCTCCCTTGATAATGGTAAAATCAACGGAAACATAGACGATCCTTCCATTCAGAATTTTAATGAAGGTGGCGCTTTAGATGGTGATTTTGGAGTTTCATACACAACTAAACTATTGACCATTCAAGCTGCAGTTCCTAATTTAAATAATGTGTTTTTTGAGAACGATAATGGCGAAAGAAGATACGTAGACAATCAGATATTCTATTCGGCGATAAGCTATAAAGTGTTTCTGTCCAGCAGAATAAACGATTTTAATATCGAACCACTTTTGGCTTACAGAGGCATTAGAGGATACAAGGATATAGTAGATATTGGAGGAAGATTCAACATGCCGGAATACAATATAAATATATCGGCGATGTATCACACAAACGAAGCAATTTCGGGAGCTTTTGGACTTCAATTAAATAAACTCGGAATCTTTCTGGCGTATTCCAGTTATATTGGCAACAACGGCGCTTTTGCCAATGATACTTTTGAATTAGGATTGCGTTACAACTTTTTAGATTAA